The Methylomusa anaerophila genome has a segment encoding these proteins:
- a CDS encoding SDR family NAD(P)-dependent oxidoreductase, whose amino-acid sequence MKELEMLIDQIETGKINTEQAMEHFHKYFNLDYIIDQKTEENSNTVVGYIKTDFLSDGKSKLFDIVQTYLIKKIGEILSIIESEIETSTNFLDMGLASTQLIQMTEFMEKDLSIALYPTVLFEYQNIQSLSTYLANEFSDRLGKHFKIDESLNKIAITPISKNNVKEYKEYKKEPDHQKNVFANQLEVPVPNVIHDIAIVGVSGIFPGSNDLDQFWDIIKNQKDVISEIPEDRWDWRDVQKQCNKEIRWGGFIKDIDKFDAAFFGISPREAEMMDPQQRILIETIWRTIEDAGYKTSDISGTNTGLFIGISTNDYSELMIKASTPVEAFTSIGTIHSIVANRISYMFDFHGPSMAIDTACSSALVALYEAINAIRTGKCKAAIVGGVNALLSPKLFISFSKAGMLSEDGRCKTFDKRANGYVRGEGVGAVFLKPLQQAQEDGNQIYAVIKGCAINHGGHANSMTAPNPNAQANLIIDALKDADLDITTISYIEAHGTGTSLGDPIEIEGLKKAYASLSRNKSVLTIEKRHCGIGSIKTNIGHLESAAGMAGLLKVILSMKHGKIPGILHFENINPYIDLTDTSFYIVDKTRDWDRLTDEQNNEIPRRAGVSSFGFGGANAHVILEEYKESEARETAEHSTPQIIPLSAKTEDQLKQYAKNLLNYLNKANIEIIKEHTKNNEIAATIARFVADIINIKFEKIDKEELFIDLGFTAKEYDDLIYKINDKYNLKLTIGLFSIVKTVNDMAAFIKKEITAEDDEETTEAPQISLKEVAYTLQVGRNEMNERLAIIAGSLEDLKGSLAAFCKGDSSAVYHENVKNNKIVDLFIKGETGDDYFMSLIKKQEYEKIAQLWVHGGNIDWKKLHGTEKIRRISLPTYPFTGKRYWIPTGITKGRIGLSSIDHPLLGHNASTLKEQKFCTEFDGKEFFLKDHVVNGKKVLPGAAYMEMVRAAGQLAGECKVSRISNIIWNKPLYIDEEPRKVYISLYPEKDGVGFDVWSADPEDDEIIYAQGTLNYIEENEAGKKTGKIEINSIKERCTERINGESCYAEFRAMGLEYGDAFRTIRELYIGEGESLGKLVLPDTARTESEKMLLPPSLLDGAFQSVLGSIGMGGVNGTYVPHTLGALEIIDQIPMNCYVNARLLAKEADGYRFQIRIFDEEGYIVANLNNFKIRTIMKIAADSKAVSMENLLYCEHAWVEQTGEDSGGYIKNILIFDTDDQLLPEVRNIQKNNGLPDSSVHIVKAGASYKELAAGVYEIQPDNAQDYEKLFERLKALGKLPMGIIYLWAYRHEGDLAGRLSAGVYPLHRISKTLTNMKNEERIKLIYVYKTAEDKSTGADAAVGAFIRSLKEEDRNLCFKSVGVPGSELEVAGLLKIIFSEFNREQDTDIQYQENIRYVHRLTEVNIKEEALSGLSICDGGVYVITGGSGKLGLRFAEYIGLQAKVKIALLDLRPLDEEKRQRIAELRKSCAEVIYVEGNVGVKEDVERAIKEIHNQLGEIKGIVHCAGLLRDSLVKNQEEKDFAAVIAPKIKGTVYLDEATRGDKLDFFILFSSIASVIGNAGQTAYSLGNGYMDWYAVYRDKLCTDGIGHGRTISINWPLWKSGGMNVSKEVEKSLYRTKGISLLTTEAGLEGFKLAISGKRNQIIIFTGNKKKLQNAFNILNDVTGKGIQETGKAATTVNEDNDNNKKYDDQIRTGLKKGISEIASQLLHIEENEIDPAGEMSEYGFDSILLTDFSNKLNEIYGIDITPTIFYAYPTLNALASHLCKEYKSNFINYWGIGSQKEIAATAHGELTAKQKNDNKIKKTRSINRDFSVRNRSEDIAVIGISGVMPQSRDLHEFWKNLEKGNDCITEIPPERWDWREWYGDPEKEINRTYVKWGGFMPDVDKFDSLFFGISPLEAELMDPQQRIFLETVWKTIEDAGYRPSEFSGTNTGLFVGVSTNDYYEQLLRQNVEIKAQTATGRANSILPNRISYMMNLSGPSEPIDTACSSALVAVYHAIRSIQNGDCKMAIAGGVNVLTSPTLFVAFSKAGMLSNDGRCKTFDKRANGYVRGEGVGAVLLKPLRQAEEDGDHIYAVIKACAINHGGHANSMTAPNPNAQAELLVRAYDEADIPIDTVTYLEAHGTGTSLGDPIEINALKQAFGELHQKTGSKPISKKCCGISAVKTNIGHLESAAGIAGLLKVILSMKYGKIPGILHFENINPYIDLTDTPFYIVDKTKGWERLTDEQNNEIPRRAGVSSFGFGGANAHVVLEEYIKNE is encoded by the coding sequence ATGAAAGAATTAGAAATGCTTATTGACCAAATTGAAACTGGAAAAATAAATACGGAACAAGCCATGGAGCACTTTCATAAATATTTCAATTTGGATTATATTATTGATCAGAAAACAGAGGAAAATTCGAATACTGTTGTGGGATATATAAAAACAGATTTTCTTTCTGATGGAAAGTCCAAACTTTTTGATATTGTTCAGACCTATTTAATCAAAAAAATTGGGGAAATTCTCTCTATTATTGAATCGGAGATTGAAACGTCAACTAATTTTCTTGATATGGGTTTAGCCTCGACTCAATTAATTCAAATGACAGAGTTTATGGAAAAAGACCTTAGTATTGCATTATACCCAACCGTATTATTTGAATATCAGAATATCCAGTCTTTATCAACATACCTTGCTAATGAATTTTCTGACAGGTTAGGAAAACATTTTAAAATTGATGAATCCTTAAATAAAATTGCGATCACGCCTATAAGTAAAAATAATGTAAAAGAATATAAAGAATATAAAAAAGAACCGGATCATCAAAAGAATGTATTTGCCAATCAACTGGAAGTACCCGTGCCCAATGTTATCCATGATATTGCTATCGTAGGCGTAAGCGGCATATTCCCTGGCAGTAATGATCTTGATCAGTTTTGGGATATTATTAAAAATCAGAAGGATGTAATTTCAGAAATACCTGAAGACAGGTGGGATTGGAGAGATGTCCAGAAGCAATGTAATAAGGAAATACGATGGGGAGGATTTATAAAAGATATTGATAAGTTTGATGCTGCTTTCTTTGGGATATCACCGCGGGAAGCAGAAATGATGGATCCGCAGCAAAGAATTCTTATTGAAACCATTTGGAGAACAATTGAAGATGCCGGATATAAAACATCTGATATATCCGGTACAAATACAGGATTATTTATTGGTATATCGACCAATGATTATTCTGAATTGATGATTAAAGCGAGTACTCCGGTTGAGGCGTTTACATCAATTGGAACTATACACTCCATTGTTGCCAATAGAATTTCATATATGTTCGATTTTCATGGACCAAGTATGGCTATTGATACTGCATGTTCCAGTGCTCTTGTTGCTTTATATGAGGCAATAAATGCAATTAGAACAGGCAAATGTAAAGCCGCTATTGTAGGTGGCGTCAACGCATTGTTATCACCTAAATTATTTATTTCATTTAGCAAAGCTGGCATGTTAAGCGAAGATGGACGCTGTAAGACTTTTGATAAACGGGCTAATGGCTATGTGCGCGGAGAAGGCGTGGGCGCAGTGTTTCTGAAACCGCTGCAGCAAGCCCAAGAAGACGGTAATCAGATTTATGCAGTGATAAAGGGCTGTGCGATAAATCATGGGGGACATGCCAATTCAATGACAGCGCCAAATCCGAATGCCCAAGCTAATTTGATAATTGATGCGCTTAAAGATGCGGATTTAGATATAACTACTATTTCATATATTGAAGCGCATGGAACCGGTACCTCCCTTGGTGATCCCATTGAAATCGAAGGCCTAAAAAAAGCATATGCATCATTATCCAGGAATAAAAGTGTATTGACTATTGAGAAAAGACATTGTGGTATTGGATCTATAAAAACGAATATAGGTCATCTGGAATCAGCAGCCGGGATGGCCGGATTACTTAAGGTGATTCTGTCCATGAAACATGGCAAGATCCCCGGTATCCTGCATTTTGAAAATATAAATCCGTATATAGATTTGACAGACACTTCGTTTTATATCGTAGATAAAACAAGGGACTGGGATCGTCTAACAGATGAACAGAATAATGAAATACCGCGCCGGGCAGGGGTCAGTTCTTTTGGATTTGGCGGCGCCAATGCCCATGTTATTCTGGAGGAGTATAAAGAGAGTGAGGCTAGAGAAACAGCAGAGCACTCAACACCGCAGATTATCCCGCTGTCAGCAAAAACAGAAGATCAATTGAAACAATACGCAAAAAATCTGTTAAATTATCTGAATAAAGCAAATATAGAAATTATTAAAGAACATACAAAGAACAATGAAATAGCAGCTACGATAGCCAGATTTGTAGCAGACATAATTAATATTAAATTTGAAAAGATAGATAAGGAAGAGTTATTTATTGATCTTGGCTTTACAGCAAAAGAATATGATGATCTGATTTATAAAATAAACGATAAATATAATCTGAAATTAACAATTGGTCTATTTTCCATAGTGAAGACGGTAAATGATATGGCTGCATTTATTAAGAAAGAAATAACAGCAGAAGATGATGAGGAAACGACAGAAGCGCCGCAAATATCCCTGAAAGAGGTTGCCTATACGCTTCAGGTAGGCAGGAATGAAATGAACGAGCGCTTGGCGATAATCGCTGGTAGCCTGGAAGATTTAAAAGGTTCACTGGCAGCTTTTTGTAAAGGAGATAGTAGCGCTGTTTACCATGAGAATGTAAAAAATAACAAAATAGTTGATTTGTTTATAAAGGGAGAAACAGGAGACGATTATTTCATGTCATTGATTAAGAAGCAAGAATATGAAAAGATCGCTCAATTATGGGTTCATGGTGGGAATATTGACTGGAAGAAACTGCATGGAACAGAGAAGATAAGACGGATATCGCTGCCGACATATCCCTTTACAGGCAAACGCTACTGGATACCCACTGGCATAACAAAGGGGAGGATAGGATTGAGCAGTATAGATCATCCGTTGTTAGGCCATAATGCATCAACTTTAAAAGAGCAAAAGTTCTGCACGGAATTTGACGGCAAAGAATTTTTCCTTAAAGATCATGTGGTGAATGGGAAAAAAGTGCTGCCTGGTGCGGCGTATATGGAGATGGTACGTGCCGCAGGCCAGTTGGCGGGTGAATGCAAGGTAAGTCGCATAAGCAATATTATATGGAATAAACCCTTGTATATAGATGAGGAACCCCGAAAGGTTTATATAAGTTTGTATCCTGAAAAAGATGGTGTTGGATTTGATGTCTGGAGTGCAGATCCAGAAGATGATGAAATAATATATGCGCAGGGCACGCTGAATTATATTGAAGAAAATGAAGCCGGTAAAAAAACAGGAAAGATAGAAATCAATTCTATTAAAGAGCGTTGTACGGAACGCATAAATGGGGAAAGCTGTTATGCAGAATTCAGGGCAATGGGGCTGGAATACGGGGATGCCTTCCGTACCATCCGTGAATTGTACATTGGAGAAGGGGAATCACTGGGTAAACTCGTATTGCCGGACACAGCAAGAACAGAATCGGAAAAAATGTTATTACCCCCATCTTTATTGGATGGGGCGTTTCAGTCAGTGTTGGGAAGCATAGGCATGGGAGGCGTGAATGGAACGTATGTGCCTCATACGCTTGGCGCGTTGGAGATTATAGATCAGATCCCGATGAACTGTTATGTTAATGCACGTTTGCTTGCAAAGGAGGCGGATGGCTATCGGTTTCAAATTCGAATATTCGATGAAGAGGGATATATCGTTGCTAATTTGAATAATTTTAAAATCCGTACGATCATGAAAATAGCGGCGGATTCAAAAGCAGTGTCTATGGAAAATTTGCTGTATTGTGAACACGCCTGGGTAGAACAGACTGGGGAGGATAGCGGGGGATATATTAAAAATATTCTGATATTTGATACGGATGATCAATTGCTGCCGGAGGTAAGGAATATTCAGAAAAATAATGGATTGCCTGATAGCAGCGTACATATTGTGAAGGCAGGGGCATCCTATAAAGAACTGGCAGCAGGAGTTTATGAGATACAGCCTGACAATGCGCAAGATTATGAAAAGTTGTTCGAGAGGCTAAAAGCCCTTGGGAAGCTGCCTATGGGAATAATATATTTATGGGCGTATCGGCATGAAGGTGATTTAGCGGGAAGATTATCTGCGGGAGTGTATCCGCTGCATAGAATAAGTAAAACCCTGACGAATATGAAAAACGAAGAAAGAATCAAGCTGATCTATGTATATAAAACAGCAGAGGATAAATCTACAGGTGCAGATGCGGCTGTTGGCGCTTTTATCAGGAGTTTGAAAGAAGAAGACAGGAATCTGTGTTTTAAGAGTGTAGGAGTACCCGGTAGCGAGCTTGAGGTTGCCGGATTGTTGAAAATAATTTTTAGCGAATTTAATCGTGAGCAAGATACGGATATTCAATACCAAGAAAACATCAGGTATGTGCACCGGTTAACAGAGGTAAACATAAAAGAGGAAGCATTATCAGGATTGAGTATATGTGATGGAGGCGTATATGTAATCACCGGGGGAAGCGGCAAGCTGGGATTACGTTTTGCAGAATATATAGGCCTCCAGGCGAAAGTAAAGATAGCCTTGTTGGATTTACGACCGTTAGATGAAGAAAAGAGGCAGCGGATAGCAGAATTGAGAAAAAGCTGTGCCGAAGTGATCTATGTGGAAGGGAATGTCGGAGTTAAGGAAGATGTTGAACGTGCAATAAAAGAAATTCATAATCAATTAGGAGAGATAAAGGGGATCGTACATTGTGCAGGTTTGCTGCGGGATTCCCTGGTGAAGAATCAGGAGGAAAAGGATTTTGCAGCGGTGATTGCACCCAAAATAAAGGGGACAGTATATCTTGATGAAGCGACACGGGGCGACAAGCTGGATTTCTTTATTTTATTTTCTTCAATAGCCTCAGTTATAGGAAATGCCGGGCAGACCGCCTATAGTTTGGGAAATGGTTATATGGACTGGTACGCAGTATACCGGGATAAATTATGCACAGACGGAATAGGTCACGGCAGGACAATTTCTATAAACTGGCCGTTGTGGAAGTCCGGTGGCATGAATGTATCAAAAGAAGTTGAGAAGTCGTTATATCGAACCAAGGGAATAAGTCTGTTGACAACAGAAGCCGGGTTAGAAGGGTTTAAGTTGGCGATATCAGGCAAAAGGAATCAAATAATAATATTTACCGGAAATAAAAAGAAATTACAGAATGCCTTTAATATACTCAATGATGTCACCGGCAAAGGAATTCAGGAAACCGGGAAGGCAGCTACAACTGTTAACGAAGATAATGATAATAATAAAAAATATGATGACCAAATAAGAACGGGTCTGAAAAAGGGTATAAGCGAGATTGCTTCGCAATTATTGCATATTGAAGAGAATGAGATTGATCCCGCCGGAGAGATGAGTGAATATGGTTTTGATTCAATCTTATTAACAGATTTCAGCAACAAGTTAAATGAAATATACGGTATTGATATAACTCCCACGATATTTTATGCATATCCGACCTTGAATGCCCTTGCCAGTCATTTGTGCAAGGAGTACAAAAGTAACTTTATCAATTATTGGGGGATTGGCAGTCAAAAGGAAATTGCGGCTACGGCGCATGGGGAATTAACGGCAAAGCAGAAGAACGATAATAAAATAAAGAAGACAAGGAGTATAAACCGGGATTTTTCTGTCAGGAATCGCAGTGAAGATATCGCTGTTATTGGTATAAGCGGAGTAATGCCGCAATCCAGAGATTTACATGAATTCTGGAAAAACCTCGAAAAGGGAAATGATTGTATAACCGAGATACCGCCTGAACGTTGGGATTGGCGGGAATGGTATGGTGACCCTGAAAAAGAGATTAACAGGACCTATGTGAAGTGGGGGGGATTCATGCCGGATGTGGATAAATTTGATTCACTATTCTTTGGGATATCGCCGTTGGAAGCGGAATTAATGGATCCACAGCAACGTATATTTCTCGAAACAGTATGGAAAACAATTGAAGATGCAGGATATCGGCCTTCGGAATTTTCGGGAACGAATACCGGCCTGTTTGTTGGTGTGTCAACAAATGATTATTATGAGCAACTTCTCCGGCAGAATGTGGAAATCAAAGCCCAGACAGCAACGGGTAGGGCAAATTCAATATTACCCAACAGAATATCCTATATGATGAATTTATCGGGGCCGAGTGAACCAATAGACACAGCGTGTTCCAGCGCTTTGGTCGCTGTTTACCATGCTATTCGCTCCATTCAAAATGGTGACTGTAAAATGGCAATTGCAGGCGGCGTAAATGTACTGACAAGTCCCACGCTATTTGTGGCCTTTAGCAAGGCAGGGATGTTAAGTAATGATGGACGCTGCAAGACTTTTGATAAACGGGCTAATGGATATGTACGCGGTGAAGGAGTCGGTGCTGTGCTATTAAAACCGCTGCGCCAGGCTGAGGAAGACGGTGATCATATTTATGCAGTAATAAAAGCCTGTGCCATAAATCACGGGGGGCACGCCAATTCAATGACAGCACCGAATCCCAATGCGCAGGCGGAATTGCTGGTACGTGCATATGATGAAGCCGATATTCCAATAGATACGGTGACCTATCTTGAAGCACATGGAACAGGGACTTCGCTTGGGGATCCAATAGAAATAAATGCATTAAAGCAGGCTTTTGGAGAATTGCACCAAAAAACCGGTTCAAAACCTATAAGTAAGAAGTGTTGCGGTATAAGTGCGGTTAAAACGAATATAGGTCATCTGGAATCGGCAGCCGGGATAGCCGGGTTACTTAAGGTGATCCTGTCCATGAAATATGGCAAGATTCCCGGTATCCTGCATTTTGAAAATATAAATCCGTATATAGATTTGACGGACACTCCGTTTTATATCGTAGATAAAACAAAGGGCTGGGAGCGTTTAACGGATGAACAGAATAATGAAATACCGCGCCGAGCAGGGGTTAGCTCTTTTGGATTTGGCGGTGCCAATGCCCATGTTGTTCTGGAGGAGTATATAAAAAACGAATAG
- the fabD gene encoding ACP S-malonyltransferase, with protein MLSYLFPGQGSQVKGMGKDLFKKYEDLVKTADQILGYSIEELCVHDSKNLLGQTQYTQPALYTVNCLMYLNKIHENNLKPDFLAGHSLGEYCALFASEVFDFETGLKLVKKRGEIMSKAKEGGMAAVIGIDAEKVNEIIKQNQLENNIDIANLNSPYQIVISGAKKAIENAKTIFEASGAQMYIPLKVSGAFHSRMMTDARDEFAGFINDFKFSEPMIPVISNVTARPYEKTEIKNLLTEQITHSVKWTETIRYLMGKENFESEEVGPGNVLTKLVEKIISEAEPLYIEEEKKAEIATNADGNSAENNVQSFLGSDEFKKRYNLKFAYVTGAMYKGVASAPLVIEAAKNGMLSFFGTGGLSLNEVEKSIENIQANVNGITSYGMNFLHNPDNPSMEEKLVDLYLKYQIPNIEIAAFMNITPALARLRIKTLEKKGDSVVSKIKLIAKISRPEIAEACLRPVPEKIIQKLINEKQITQQEADLAKKYPIADDICAEADSGGHTDGAVAFALLPAIQKVRDDIVKEYEYKEKIHIGLAGGIGTPQAAAAAFMMGADFILTGSINQCTIEAGTSDEVKTILQDIDVHNTEYAPAGDMFEMGAKVQVAKKGILFPARANRLYELYRQYNSLEEIDAKTIKQLEEKYFGRTLQEIYEDCKRYWNEVDPWEIEKAEKNPKCKMAMIFKWYFGYSTRAALNGDIKEKVNFQIHCGPALGSFNQWVKGTQLESWKNRNVAKIGEKIMNSAAELFWEKLKTIKI; from the coding sequence ATGCTTAGTTATTTATTTCCAGGTCAAGGTTCTCAAGTAAAAGGAATGGGTAAGGATTTATTCAAGAAATATGAAGACTTAGTAAAAACTGCTGATCAAATTCTTGGTTATTCTATTGAAGAACTATGTGTGCATGATTCGAAAAATTTATTAGGACAGACCCAGTATACTCAACCGGCATTATACACGGTAAATTGTTTAATGTATTTAAATAAGATTCATGAAAATAATTTGAAACCGGATTTCCTGGCTGGCCATAGTCTTGGGGAATACTGTGCGCTTTTTGCATCTGAAGTTTTTGATTTTGAAACAGGACTTAAATTGGTTAAAAAAAGAGGGGAGATTATGTCAAAGGCAAAGGAGGGCGGAATGGCTGCCGTAATTGGTATTGACGCCGAAAAAGTAAATGAAATAATTAAGCAAAATCAACTGGAAAATAATATTGATATAGCCAACTTGAATTCGCCATATCAAATTGTTATTTCCGGCGCAAAAAAAGCCATTGAAAATGCTAAAACCATTTTTGAAGCATCAGGAGCGCAAATGTATATACCATTAAAGGTTAGCGGTGCTTTCCATTCCCGGATGATGACAGATGCTCGGGATGAATTTGCAGGATTTATTAATGATTTTAAGTTCTCTGAACCAATGATCCCTGTTATCAGCAATGTTACAGCCAGACCATATGAAAAAACTGAAATCAAAAATTTATTAACCGAACAAATAACACATTCGGTAAAATGGACGGAAACAATCAGGTACCTTATGGGAAAAGAAAATTTTGAATCTGAAGAGGTGGGACCCGGTAACGTATTAACTAAATTAGTTGAGAAAATTATATCAGAAGCTGAGCCACTATATATTGAAGAAGAAAAAAAAGCTGAAATAGCAACAAACGCAGATGGAAATTCTGCAGAGAATAATGTTCAATCTTTCCTTGGCAGTGATGAATTTAAAAAAAGATATAATTTGAAATTTGCATATGTAACCGGTGCTATGTATAAAGGTGTTGCTTCCGCCCCGCTGGTAATTGAAGCTGCCAAAAATGGTATGTTAAGCTTTTTCGGTACTGGTGGTCTTTCTTTAAATGAGGTTGAAAAATCCATAGAAAACATTCAAGCAAATGTTAATGGTATAACTTCGTATGGAATGAATTTCCTGCATAACCCGGATAATCCAAGTATGGAAGAGAAATTGGTTGATCTATATTTAAAGTATCAAATTCCTAACATCGAAATAGCCGCTTTTATGAATATTACTCCGGCACTGGCGAGGCTCAGGATTAAAACCCTCGAGAAAAAGGGGGATTCTGTAGTATCAAAAATTAAATTGATTGCCAAGATTTCCCGGCCTGAAATTGCAGAGGCTTGTCTGCGCCCGGTTCCTGAAAAAATAATACAAAAGTTAATTAATGAGAAGCAAATCACTCAGCAAGAGGCAGACCTTGCCAAAAAATATCCGATTGCGGATGATATATGTGCGGAAGCCGATTCCGGAGGGCATACAGATGGAGCGGTTGCATTCGCTTTACTGCCTGCAATTCAAAAAGTGAGGGATGACATTGTAAAAGAATATGAATATAAGGAAAAAATTCATATTGGTTTGGCAGGCGGAATAGGTACTCCTCAGGCAGCGGCCGCAGCATTTATGATGGGAGCAGATTTTATTCTTACAGGTTCAATAAATCAATGTACTATCGAAGCTGGAACATCGGACGAGGTCAAGACGATTCTACAGGATATAGATGTACATAATACGGAGTATGCTCCAGCTGGGGATATGTTTGAGATGGGAGCAAAAGTACAGGTAGCTAAAAAAGGTATTCTTTTTCCTGCTCGTGCTAATCGGTTATATGAATTGTATAGACAATATAACTCTCTGGAAGAAATTGATGCAAAAACCATCAAGCAATTAGAAGAAAAATATTTTGGGAGAACTTTGCAAGAGATCTATGAAGATTGTAAACGTTATTGGAACGAAGTTGATCCCTGGGAAATTGAAAAAGCAGAAAAAAATCCCAAATGCAAGATGGCAATGATATTTAAATGGTATTTTGGATATAGCACAAGAGCGGCATTAAATGGAGATATAAAAGAAAAGGTTAATTTTCAAATTCATTGCGGTCCTGCCCTTGGTTCTTTTAACCAGTGGGTTAAAGGAACACAATTAGAAAGCTGGAAAAACCGTAATGTAGCAAAGATTGGTGAGAAAATAATGAATTCAGCCGCCGAGTTATTTTGGGAGAAACTAAAAACAATTAAAATATAA